One window of Staphylococcus chromogenes genomic DNA carries:
- the rpoD gene encoding RNA polymerase sigma factor RpoD has protein sequence MSDNQVKVIKKETIDPTLTLEDVKKQLIEKGKKEGHLSHEEVADKLQNFDMDSDQMDEFFDMINDNDIQLVNEKDSSDTDDKLNPNDLSAPPGVKINDPVRMYLKEIGRVDLLSAQEEIELAKRIEQGDEVAKARLAEANLRLVVSIAKRYVGRGMLFLDLIQEGNMGLIKAVEKFDFSKGFKFSTYATWWIRQAITRAIADQARTIRIPVHMVETINKLIRVQRQLLQDLGRDPAPEEIGEEMDLPPEKVREILKIAQEPVSLETPIGEEDDSHLGDFIEDQEAQSPSDHAAYELLKEQLEDVLDTLTDREENVLRLRFGLDDGRTRTLEEVGKVFGVTRERIRQIEAKALRKLRHPSRSKRLKDFMD, from the coding sequence ATGTCAGATAATCAGGTAAAAGTAATCAAAAAAGAGACCATCGATCCGACTTTAACGTTAGAAGATGTTAAAAAACAACTTATTGAAAAAGGGAAAAAAGAAGGTCACCTTAGTCATGAAGAAGTTGCAGACAAATTGCAAAACTTCGATATGGATTCAGATCAAATGGATGAATTTTTCGATATGATTAACGATAACGATATTCAACTTGTCAACGAAAAAGACAGTTCTGACACAGATGATAAATTGAATCCTAATGATTTAAGTGCGCCTCCAGGTGTAAAAATAAATGACCCTGTACGTATGTATTTGAAAGAAATTGGGCGTGTAGATTTATTAAGTGCACAAGAAGAAATTGAACTTGCCAAAAGAATTGAACAAGGGGATGAAGTGGCAAAAGCCCGTCTAGCTGAAGCGAATTTACGTCTGGTTGTAAGTATTGCGAAACGTTATGTTGGCCGAGGTATGCTTTTCCTTGACCTTATTCAAGAAGGGAATATGGGTCTTATTAAAGCAGTTGAAAAGTTCGATTTTAGTAAAGGATTCAAATTCTCTACGTATGCGACATGGTGGATTAGACAAGCCATTACACGAGCCATTGCAGACCAAGCGCGTACAATTCGAATTCCCGTACACATGGTTGAAACAATTAATAAATTAATTCGTGTACAACGTCAACTATTACAAGACTTAGGTCGTGACCCTGCACCTGAAGAAATTGGTGAAGAAATGGACTTACCACCAGAAAAAGTACGTGAAATTCTTAAAATCGCACAAGAACCTGTTTCTCTTGAAACACCGATTGGTGAAGAGGATGATAGTCATTTAGGTGACTTTATTGAGGACCAAGAAGCTCAGAGTCCTTCTGACCACGCGGCTTATGAGTTATTAAAAGAACAACTGGAGGACGTATTAGATACCTTAACTGATAGAGAAGAGAACGTTTTACGTCTTCGTTTCGGATTAGATGATGGTAGAACACGTACACTTGAAGAAGTAGGTAAAGTGTTTGGCGTGACGCGTGAACGTATCCGCCAAATCGAAGCAAAAGCATTACGTAAACTAAGACACCCAAGTAGAAGCAAACGTCTAAAAGACTTCATGGATTAA
- a CDS encoding tRNA (adenine(22)-N(1))-methyltransferase: MIPINRRLLKVSEYIKGKKLADIGSDHAYLPIYAIQSGQVEEAIAGEVIKGPFTATQKSVAEHGLSSKINVRLGDGLTILNHDDHVDTVTICGMGGPLITRILKNGFQHIPNYPRLILQSNIQSEPIRRFLQDHNYKIVTETLIKERAHIYEIIVAEKGTMNLSEKDFKFGPFLHTLINELFIEKWERELEALDEIKQHLNPEKHQIRFNEITQQQLLIKEVLNQ; this comes from the coding sequence ATGATACCAATCAATCGTCGTTTATTAAAAGTAAGTGAATACATAAAAGGAAAAAAGTTAGCCGATATTGGTTCTGACCATGCATACTTACCCATTTATGCAATTCAAAGTGGTCAAGTTGAGGAAGCTATTGCTGGAGAAGTCATTAAAGGACCTTTTACTGCAACTCAAAAAAGTGTCGCAGAGCATGGTCTGTCTTCAAAAATAAATGTACGACTTGGCGACGGTTTAACGATTTTGAATCATGATGATCACGTGGATACAGTCACTATTTGTGGGATGGGGGGACCATTAATTACACGTATTTTGAAAAATGGTTTTCAACATATTCCAAATTATCCAAGATTAATTCTACAATCAAACATTCAATCTGAACCCATCCGCCGCTTTTTACAAGACCATAACTATAAAATCGTAACAGAAACACTAATTAAAGAACGTGCGCATATATACGAAATTATTGTCGCTGAAAAAGGCACAATGAATTTATCTGAAAAGGATTTTAAATTTGGGCCATTTCTTCATACACTTATTAATGAATTATTTATCGAAAAATGGGAAAGAGAATTAGAAGCATTAGATGAAATCAAACAACATTTAAATCCTGAAAAACATCAAATTCGATTTAATGAAATTACACAACAACAATTGTTGATTAAAGAGGTGTTAAATCAATGA
- a CDS encoding Nif3-like dinuclear metal center hexameric protein — protein MNVKTLLSLLDEKVPFQSAENWDNVGLLIGNPDNEVSGIITTLDCTYEVVLEAMDKGCNTIIAHHPLIFKGMKRIVDDKGYGSILYKLIQNNINLIALHTNLDVHPKGVNAMLAERIGIDAPNILEQNQTTYYKVQVFIPETHATSFKDAMSRAGLAKEGNYEYAFFSSKGTGQFKPVGEAKPTIGSLEEVENVTEVKIEFMIESFQKEKARALIHEAHPYETPVYDFIPLTKNLNQGLGMIGKLEKSYSVESFINHLKTTLNMPSIRFIGDSETEINTVAIIGGAGIGYEQLAFEKGADVFITGDIKHHEALDAKIAGVNLIDINHYSEHVMKEGLVDLLSEWLRADKSFKIIPSETHTDPFLYY, from the coding sequence ATGAATGTAAAAACGTTATTGTCTCTTCTTGACGAAAAAGTCCCATTCCAGTCTGCTGAAAACTGGGATAATGTTGGACTCTTAATCGGAAATCCTGATAACGAGGTTTCTGGCATAATTACAACATTGGACTGTACTTACGAAGTTGTCCTGGAAGCGATGGATAAAGGGTGCAATACAATTATTGCGCATCATCCATTAATTTTTAAAGGGATGAAGCGAATCGTTGATGATAAAGGCTACGGATCTATTTTATATAAGCTCATCCAAAATAACATCAATTTGATAGCACTCCACACAAATCTTGACGTTCACCCTAAAGGTGTAAATGCAATGTTAGCAGAGCGTATCGGTATTGATGCGCCTAATATATTAGAACAAAATCAAACAACATATTACAAAGTCCAAGTGTTTATTCCCGAAACACATGCCACATCATTTAAAGATGCTATGAGTCGTGCAGGTCTTGCCAAAGAGGGCAATTACGAATATGCCTTTTTTAGTTCAAAAGGAACAGGCCAATTTAAACCTGTGGGCGAAGCAAAACCAACAATTGGTTCATTAGAAGAAGTAGAAAATGTTACAGAAGTAAAAATAGAATTCATGATAGAATCGTTTCAAAAAGAAAAAGCGCGCGCGCTAATTCATGAAGCGCATCCTTATGAAACACCCGTTTATGATTTTATACCGTTAACTAAAAATTTAAATCAAGGGCTTGGTATGATAGGCAAACTTGAAAAATCGTATTCAGTAGAGTCTTTTATTAATCATTTAAAAACAACATTAAATATGCCAAGTATTCGATTCATCGGCGATTCTGAAACAGAAATTAATACGGTAGCTATTATTGGTGGAGCCGGAATCGGATATGAACAACTCGCTTTTGAAAAGGGTGCTGATGTTTTTATTACAGGTGATATTAAGCATCATGAAGCATTAGACGCCAAAATTGCAGGTGTCAATTTAATTGATATTAATCATTATAGCGAACACGTCATGAAAGAAGGATTAGTAGACTTGTTATCCGAATGGTTAAGAGCCGACAAAAGTTTTAAAATCATTCCATCTGAAACACATACAGATCCATTCCTTTATTATTAA